A window of Apium graveolens cultivar Ventura chromosome 8, ASM990537v1, whole genome shotgun sequence contains these coding sequences:
- the LOC141677066 gene encoding mitogen-activated protein kinase homolog NTF4, producing MDGSAQPSDTVMSDAAPASQTAGIENIPASLSHGGRFIQYNIFGNIFEVTAKYKPPILPIGKGAYGIVCSALNLETNEHVAIKKIANAFDNKVDAKRTLREIKLLRHMDHENVVAIRDIIPPPQRGSFNDVYIAYELMDTDLHQIIRSNQGLSEEHCQYFLYQILRGLKYIHSANVLHRDLKPSNLLLNANCDLKICDFGLARVTSETDFMTEYVVTRWYRAPELLLNSSDYTAAIDVWSVGCIFMELMDRKPLFPGRDHVHQLRLLIELIGTPSEAELEFLNENAKRYIRQLPLYRRQSLTEKFPNVHPSAIDLVEKMLTFDPRRRLTVEDALAHPYLTSLHDISDEPVCTAPFSFDFEQHALTEEQMRELIYREALAFNPEHQPMLFHP from the exons ATGGACGGCTCAGCTCAGCCTTCGGACACCGTGATGTCAGACGCAGCTCCGGCATCTCAAACCGCCGGGATCGAGAATATTCCGGCAAGTCTGAGCCACGGCGGGCGTTTCATTCAATACAATATCTTCGGTAACATCTTCGAAGTGACGGCTAAGTATAAGCCTCCTATCTTGCCTATCGGTAAAGGCGCTTACGGCATCGTTTG TTCGGCGTTGAATTTGGAGACGAATGAACACGTGGCTATTAAGAAAATTGCCAATGCTTTCGATAACAAGGTCGATGCTAAGAGGACTTTGCGCGAGATTAAGCTTTTGCGTCATATGGATCATGAAAAT GTTGTTGCAATTAGAGATATTATACCGCCACCTCAGAGGGGGTCATTTAATGACGTATACATTGCTTATGAGCTTATGGATACAGATCTCCATCAAATTATTCGTTCAAACCAAGGACTTTCAGAGGAGCATTGCCAG TACTTCTTGTATCAGATCCTCCGGGGGTTGAAATACATACATTCTGCAAACGTTCTACATAGAGACTTGAAACCAAGCAACCTGCTCTTAAATGCCAATTGTGATCTAAAAATATGTGATTTTGGATTAGCCCGTGTGACTTCCGAAACTGATTTTATGACAGAATATGTTGTTACAAGATGGTACAGAGCACCAGAGCTCTTGTTAAATTCATCTGATTATACTGCTGCTATTGATGTATGGTCAGTGGGATGCATTTTCATGGAGTTGATGGACAGGAAGCCTTTATTTCCTGGCAGAGATCACGTACACCAGCTACGATTGCTCATTGAG CTAATTGGCACACCATCAGAGGCTGAGCTGGAGTTTTTGAATGAAAATGCAAAAAGATACATTCGGCAGCTTCCTCTTTATCGTCGGCAGTCACTGACTGAAAAATTTCCAAATGTTCATCCTTCTGCTATAGATCTTGTTGAGAAGATGTTGACATTTGATCCTAGAAGGAGACTTACAG TTGAAGATGCACTGGCACATCCCTACCTCACGTCACTGCATGACATAAGCGATGAGCCTGTGTGTACTGCTCCTTTCAGCTTTGACTTTGAACAGCATGCGTTGACTGAAGAACAGATGAGGGAGCTAATCTACAGAGAGGCTCTGGCATTCAATCCTGAGCATCAGCCGAT GCTTTTTCATCCATGA
- the LOC141677065 gene encoding protein INVOLVED IN DE NOVO 2-like — MSYSSEEETDISDSELEDYSETCFQKLSDGELEVKISGDVYRCPYCSQKKRKQQYGFKDLLQHASAIGKGSGSKRDTKEKGKHLGLLKYLENLGRRKPSETIRAEGLRPSLNSDSNELLVYPWVGIVANIPVTFENGRYIGGSGTKLRNEFAVQGFNPKRVNPLWNYRGHTGFAVVEFGKDWPAFHCAMKFENSFEAAGKGKQDYISAPNRGTEIHGWIAREDDYYSEKAIGDFLRKFGDLKTVQDIEADENNKSNMLLSNLSNAIEEKAMHLKEIEVKYNETTISLSSLINEKDKMFQAYNEEIQKMQHNTNAQLQNIVKEQQKMKQELEQREKELQKREARNEGERKKLALEMEMNERATLEQKKADENVFKLAEDHKREKEKLRKRTIELEKQINAKQGLELEIERMRGSLSVMKHMEYDEDSKFRQKIDDTQKALQEKEEELKYVEALNQALVVQGLKTNDELQEARKELINFLKGRSPQSQWIRVKGMGELDDSPFHTACKKKYAGPQAEEKAVELCSLWEDHLKDPNWHPFKIVALEGGNDHKEIINEDDEKLKKLKAEWGSEVQMAVITALKEMNEYNPSGRYIIWELWNQNEGRKATLGEGVSYLLELRAKKRSRT; from the exons ATGAGTTACTCGTCAGAAGAAGAAACTGATATCAGTGATTCTGAGTTGGAAGATTATTCTGAGACATGTTTCCAGAAATTATCGGATGGTGAACTTGAGGTGAAGATTTCTGGGGACGTATATAGATGTCCTTACTGCTCTCAGAAGAAAAGGAAGCAACAGTATGGGTTCAAGGATCTTCTGCAGCATGCTTCTGCAATTGGCAAGGGTTCAGGATCCAAGAGGGACACAAAGGAAAAGGGCAAGCATCTCGGACTTTTAAAATACTTGGAAAATCTTGGCAGAAGAAAGCCCTCAGAGACAATTAGGGCAGAGGGTTTGAGGCCCTCACTGAACAGTGACAGTAATGAATTGCTTGTTTATCCTTGGGTCGGAATTGTGGCCAATATTCCTGTTACTTTTGAGAATGGCAGATATATTGGGGGGAGTGGTACAAAACTAAGAAATGAGTTTGCTGTGCAGGGGTTTAACCCCAAAAGGGTCAACCCTTTATGGAACTACAGAGGTCATACTGGCTTTGCAGTAGTGGAGTTTGGAAAAGACTGGCCAGCATTTCATTGTGCCATGAAATTCGAAAACAGTTTTGAGGCTGCTGGAAAGGGAAAACAAGATTACATAAGTGCACCGAACCGGGGGACTGAAATCCATGGATGGATTGCCCGGGAGGATGATTACTATTCAGAAAAGGCAATTGGCGACTTTCTTAGAAAGTTTGGAGATCTGAAGACAGTCCAAGACATTGAAGCAGATGAAAACAACAAATCAAACATGCTCCTGTCAAATTTGAGTAATGCAATAGAGGAAAAAGCTATGCACCTTAAAGAGATAGAGGTGAAATACAATGAAACTACAATATCATTAAGTAGTTTAATTAATGAAAAGGACAAGATGTTTCAAGCGTACAATGAAG AGATACAAAAGATGCAGCACAACACAAATGCCCAACTTCAAAATATTGTCAAGGAGCAGCAGAAAATGAAACAGGAGCTTGAGCAGCGTGAGAAGGAACTGCAGAAAAGGGAGGCTCGTAATGAGGGTGAGAGAAAGAAGTTGGCGCTTGAGATGGAAATG AATGAGAGAGCCACCTTGGAGCAGAAAAAGGCAGATGAAAATGTGTTCAAGTTGGCAGAGGATCATAAG AGAGAAAAAGAAAAGCTTCGCAAAAGAACCATAGAactagaaaagcaaataaatgcCAAGCAAGGACTAGAGTTGGAAATAGAGCGTATGAGAGGGTCTTTGTCGGTAATGAAGCATATGGAATATGATGAGGATTCAAAGTTTAGACAAAAGATTGATGATACTCAGAAGGCCCTACAGGAGAAAGAAGAAGAACTTAAATATGTGGAAGCATTAAATCAAGCTCTTGTTGTCCAGGGGCTTAAAACCAATGATGAGCTTCAAGAGGCTCGAAAGGAATTAATTAAT TTCTTGAAGGGGAGATCTCCTCAATCTCAATGGATTCGTGTAAAAGGAATGGGAGAGCTCGATGATAGTCCATTCCATACTGCATGCAAAAAAAAGTATGCTGGTCCACAGGCAGAAGAAAAGGCTGTGGAGTTGTGTTCATTATGGGAGGATCACCTGAAAGATCCTAATTGGCATCCTTTCAAGATCGTGGCTCTTGAAGGTGGTAATGATCACAAG GAAATTATTAATGAAGACGATGAGAAACTGAAAAAGCTGAAGGCTGAGTGGGGCAGTGAAGTCCAGATGGCTGTGATTACTGCTTTAAAGGAGATGAACGAGTACAACCCCAGTGGCAGGTACATCATATGGGAGCTGTGGAATCAGAACGAAGGAAGGAAAGCAACACTAGGCGAAGGAGTATCCTATTTACTGGAATTGAGGGCTAAAAAGAGGTCGAGAACCTAA